In a single window of the Leisingera daeponensis DSM 23529 genome:
- a CDS encoding ABC transporter substrate-binding protein, with protein MFDALKPLLAAALCLAPLAAQAEPEVKESAFWESEVKAGYMPPAAKRIPDVPLVVDLAAKGREFGIQGGTLNTMVTRSKDIRQMVVYGYARLAGYDENYQLQPDILLSFEAENNRRFTLKLRPGHRWSSGDPFTSADFRYWWEDVANNELLSPAGPPDFMRVLGKLPRVSFPDETTVIYEWDAPNPGFMHMLAQARPPFIYRPAEYLKQFHADYADPEVLAEEVDYARVKSWAALHNKYDNMYKFDNHELPTLQPWINASPGKKIRHQFVRNPYYHRIDSRGVQLPYIDTVEMEIVTAGLVAAKSNAGEADLQARGLGFRDIPILRKGEKDGRNYKTYLWASGAASQIAIYPNLNVNDPVWREILRDVRVRRALSLAINRRAINRALYFNLAEPGAMTVLEQSEFFDPALREAWAGFNPELANQLLDEAGLTEKDGYGIRYLPDGRRMELVVETAGEREEVENALQIITDDWHDVGVKLVMRPLDRDILRNRVFSGTTMSSAWFGWDNGLPQAYTSPAYLAPTDQVFLSWPKWGQHYQTGGSAGEPPDMAPAQRLLSLLQDWNMAATQEERAAAWREMLKIHADQVYAIGVVAAAPQPVVVSNRLRNVPEKAIWAWDPGAHFGVYHPDEFFFEDGED; from the coding sequence ATGTTTGATGCCCTGAAACCGCTCCTCGCCGCCGCACTTTGCCTGGCACCGCTCGCCGCACAGGCGGAACCAGAAGTGAAGGAAAGCGCCTTCTGGGAGTCGGAGGTCAAGGCCGGCTACATGCCGCCCGCTGCCAAGCGCATTCCCGACGTGCCGCTGGTGGTGGACCTCGCGGCCAAGGGGCGGGAATTCGGCATTCAGGGTGGCACCCTCAACACCATGGTCACCCGCTCAAAGGACATCCGCCAGATGGTGGTCTATGGCTATGCGCGGCTGGCCGGATATGACGAAAACTATCAGCTGCAGCCGGACATCCTTCTGAGCTTTGAGGCTGAAAACAACCGCCGCTTCACCCTGAAACTGCGCCCCGGCCACCGCTGGTCCAGCGGCGACCCCTTCACCTCGGCCGATTTCCGGTACTGGTGGGAAGACGTTGCCAACAACGAATTGCTGAGCCCGGCCGGGCCGCCCGATTTCATGCGGGTGCTGGGCAAGCTGCCGCGGGTGAGCTTTCCGGATGAAACCACTGTCATTTATGAGTGGGATGCGCCCAACCCGGGCTTCATGCACATGCTCGCCCAGGCCCGCCCGCCGTTCATTTACCGGCCGGCGGAGTACCTGAAGCAGTTCCATGCCGATTATGCCGATCCGGAGGTTCTGGCCGAGGAGGTCGATTATGCCCGCGTCAAGAGCTGGGCGGCGCTGCACAACAAATACGACAATATGTACAAGTTCGATAACCACGAGTTGCCGACATTGCAGCCCTGGATCAACGCGTCGCCCGGCAAGAAGATCCGCCATCAGTTCGTGCGCAATCCCTACTACCACCGCATCGACAGCCGCGGCGTGCAGCTGCCCTATATCGACACCGTGGAAATGGAGATCGTCACCGCCGGTCTGGTGGCGGCCAAGTCGAACGCGGGCGAAGCCGATCTGCAGGCCCGCGGCCTCGGGTTCCGCGACATTCCGATCCTGCGCAAAGGCGAGAAGGACGGCAGGAACTACAAGACCTACCTGTGGGCCTCCGGCGCTGCCTCCCAGATTGCCATCTATCCGAACCTCAACGTGAACGACCCGGTCTGGCGCGAGATCCTGCGCGATGTCAGGGTGCGCCGGGCCCTGTCGCTGGCCATCAACCGGCGCGCCATCAACCGGGCGCTTTATTTCAATCTGGCCGAACCTGGCGCGATGACAGTGCTGGAGCAGAGCGAATTCTTCGATCCCGCCCTGCGCGAGGCCTGGGCGGGCTTTAATCCGGAACTGGCCAACCAGCTTCTTGACGAGGCAGGCCTGACTGAAAAGGACGGCTACGGCATCCGTTACCTGCCAGACGGGCGCCGGATGGAGCTGGTGGTCGAAACCGCGGGCGAGCGCGAAGAGGTGGAGAACGCGCTCCAGATTATCACCGACGACTGGCACGATGTCGGCGTGAAGCTGGTGATGCGGCCGCTGGACCGCGACATCCTGCGCAATCGTGTGTTTTCCGGCACCACCATGTCGTCTGCCTGGTTCGGCTGGGACAACGGGCTGCCGCAAGCCTATACCTCTCCGGCTTATCTGGCGCCGACCGATCAGGTGTTCCTGTCCTGGCCGAAGTGGGGGCAGCACTACCAGACCGGCGGCAGCGCGGGCGAGCCGCCAGATATGGCCCCCGCCCAGCGGCTGCTGTCGCTGCTGCAGGACTGGAACATGGCCGCCACCCAGGAAGAACGCGCGGCCGCCTGGCGCGAGATGCTGAAAATCCACGCGGATCAGGTTTATGCCATCGGCGTGGTGGCCGCCGCTCCGCAGCCCGTCGTGGTGAGCAACCGCCTGCGCAATGTGCCGGAAAAGGCGATCTGGGCCTGGGATCCGGGGGCGCATTTCGGCGTCTATCACCCCGATGAGTTCTTCTTCGAGGACGGCGAAGACTGA
- a CDS encoding ABC transporter permease — MEILRYAIYRFGTMLLTLLVVSVLVFAIINLPPGDYLSNQIAELQATGQSAGVAKAEFLRKEYALDKPLWQQYMIWMGFMPGPHGFSGMIQGNFGWSFEFDSPVADIVGDSLWLTVLVNLAAVVFVYAVALPLGVLAAARARTWVDYTTAFVGYLGLATPNFLLALILFYYGHRWFDLPIGGLMAPEFEGAPMNWEKVKSILVHLIVPTFVIGTAGASAMMQRLRANMLDELGKPYVETAIAKGMAPSRMLAKYPLRVAFNPFVADIGNLLPSMISGSVLVSVVLGLQTIGPTLLTALKTQDMFLSGFVLMFVALLTLIGTMISDVLLVLLDPRIRYEGRNS, encoded by the coding sequence ATGGAAATTCTGCGATACGCCATATACCGCTTTGGCACCATGCTGCTGACGCTGCTGGTGGTGTCGGTGCTGGTCTTTGCCATCATCAACCTGCCGCCCGGCGACTACTTGTCGAACCAGATTGCGGAGCTGCAGGCCACCGGCCAGTCCGCGGGCGTTGCCAAGGCCGAGTTCCTGCGCAAGGAGTACGCGCTGGATAAGCCGCTGTGGCAGCAGTACATGATCTGGATGGGTTTCATGCCCGGCCCGCACGGGTTTTCCGGCATGATACAGGGCAACTTCGGCTGGTCCTTCGAATTCGACAGCCCGGTCGCCGATATCGTCGGCGACAGCCTGTGGCTGACGGTGCTGGTGAACCTCGCCGCAGTGGTCTTCGTCTATGCCGTGGCGCTGCCGCTGGGGGTGCTCGCCGCGGCCCGGGCCCGCACCTGGGTTGATTACACCACTGCCTTTGTTGGCTATCTGGGACTGGCCACGCCGAACTTCCTGCTGGCGCTGATCCTGTTCTACTATGGCCACCGCTGGTTCGACCTGCCAATCGGCGGGCTGATGGCGCCTGAATTCGAAGGCGCGCCGATGAACTGGGAGAAGGTGAAGTCCATACTTGTGCACCTGATCGTGCCAACCTTCGTGATCGGCACCGCGGGCGCCTCTGCCATGATGCAGCGTCTGCGGGCCAATATGCTGGACGAACTGGGCAAACCGTATGTCGAGACCGCAATTGCCAAGGGCATGGCGCCCTCGCGCATGCTGGCGAAATACCCGCTTCGGGTCGCCTTCAACCCCTTTGTCGCCGATATCGGCAACCTGCTGCCCTCGATGATTTCCGGCTCGGTGCTGGTGTCGGTGGTGCTGGGGCTGCAGACCATTGGCCCGACCCTGCTGACCGCGCTCAAGACCCAGGACATGTTCCTCTCGGGCTTCGTGCTGATGTTTGTCGCCTTGCTCACCCTGATCGGCACCATGATCTCTGACGTGCTGCTGGTGCTGCTTGATCCCAGAATCCGCTACGAGGGGCGCAACTCATGA
- a CDS encoding ABC transporter permease produces MTQLPDGRYVDDEPFDPQASLLELERKDLDAPNWLLVWRKFKTHRLGLISGIFLLIAYGLIPFAGFIAPYGPNQRFSEHLYSPPQSIKLFHEGEFVGPFVYPMTSEANLETFQWEFKPDTSRPLKLSFFCEGSAYNLAGFIESNRHLFCASEDATIFILGSDRLGRDIFSRVSYGAQLSLTVGLIGITVSFVLGIFFGSVAGYFGGRIDWLVNRVIEILRSLPELPLWLALSAAVPSNWSPVAVFFIISIILGILDWPGLARSVRSKFLSLREEEYVRAAEMMGASSGRVIRKHLLPNFMSHLIASAALSIPAMILGETALSFLGLGLRAPAVSWGVMLNDAQNLTAVEIYPWLAIPMLPIVVVVLAFNFLGDGLRDSLDPYQQ; encoded by the coding sequence ATGACCCAGCTGCCTGACGGACGGTATGTCGACGACGAGCCCTTTGACCCGCAGGCCTCGCTGCTGGAGCTGGAGCGCAAGGATCTGGACGCACCCAACTGGCTGCTGGTTTGGCGCAAGTTCAAGACGCACAGGCTGGGCCTGATCTCGGGCATTTTCCTGCTGATTGCCTACGGCCTGATACCGTTTGCCGGCTTCATCGCGCCTTACGGACCAAACCAGCGGTTTTCAGAGCATCTCTACTCGCCGCCGCAATCCATCAAGCTGTTCCACGAGGGCGAATTCGTAGGACCCTTCGTGTATCCGATGACCTCCGAGGCAAATCTGGAAACCTTTCAATGGGAGTTCAAGCCAGACACCTCGCGCCCGCTCAAGCTGTCGTTTTTCTGTGAAGGCAGCGCCTATAACCTGGCCGGTTTCATCGAAAGCAACCGCCACCTGTTCTGTGCCAGCGAGGACGCGACGATCTTCATCTTGGGATCCGACCGTCTGGGCCGCGATATCTTCAGCCGCGTCTCCTACGGGGCGCAGCTGTCCTTGACGGTCGGCCTGATCGGGATCACGGTTTCCTTTGTTCTCGGCATCTTCTTTGGCAGCGTGGCCGGTTACTTCGGCGGCCGGATCGACTGGCTCGTCAACCGGGTGATCGAAATCCTGCGGTCGCTGCCGGAACTGCCGTTGTGGCTGGCGCTGTCGGCGGCGGTCCCCTCGAACTGGTCGCCGGTCGCGGTGTTCTTCATCATTTCGATCATCCTCGGCATTCTTGACTGGCCCGGTTTGGCGCGTTCTGTGCGCTCCAAGTTCCTGTCCCTGCGGGAAGAGGAATATGTCCGCGCCGCCGAGATGATGGGCGCCTCCTCCGGGCGGGTGATCCGCAAGCATCTGCTGCCGAACTTCATGTCGCACTTGATTGCCTCGGCCGCCCTGTCGATCCCGGCGATGATCCTTGGGGAGACGGCGCTCTCCTTCCTCGGCCTGGGCCTGCGCGCGCCGGCGGTCAGCTGGGGAGTGATGCTGAATGACGCGCAAAACTTGACCGCAGTTGAAATCTACCCCTGGCTGGCCATTCCTATGCTGCCTATCGTTGTTGTCGTTCTGGCCTTCAACTTCCTCGGCGACGGCCTGCGTGATAGTTTGGATCCTTATCAGCAGTGA
- a CDS encoding CoA transferase produces the protein MTLISSLPATSTFRLTGTGQWSSAFAVTELAIASIAAAGQELARLTEALNLAPAAPEVTVDQRLASLWFSYSFRPQGWELPSLWDAIAGVYETQDGWIRLHTNLPHHRQAALQVLGCAGERSAVTAAVRHWRADRLESEIVAAGGVAAAMRSRADWLAHPQGRAVAAEPLIRWTSPRTVRLRDRPQATAARPLAGLRVLDLTRVLAGPVSTRTLAGFGADVLRIDPPGWDEPGVITDISLGKRMAALDLTKGEDRLVFEALLADADVLVHGYRPGALDGLGYGADTRRLIAPHAVEVTLDAYGWTGPWANRRGFDSLVQMSAGIADAGRAWARTDKPAPLPVQALDHATGYLMAAAVFSALAAAARGAEVPSAHLSLARTAELLAGLPKSADGPDLAPPADSDYAEETEQTGWGPGRRLAPPLRVGAAQIRWTLPAARCGSSAACWLD, from the coding sequence GTGACATTGATTTCCTCTCTTCCCGCCACGTCCACTTTCCGCCTCACAGGCACCGGCCAATGGTCGAGCGCCTTTGCGGTGACGGAATTGGCCATTGCTTCGATTGCCGCCGCGGGGCAGGAGCTTGCGCGGCTGACCGAAGCGCTCAACCTCGCGCCCGCGGCGCCTGAGGTTACCGTCGACCAGCGGCTGGCGTCGCTCTGGTTCAGCTACAGTTTCCGGCCCCAAGGCTGGGAGCTTCCCAGCCTGTGGGACGCTATCGCGGGCGTGTATGAAACGCAGGACGGCTGGATCCGCCTGCACACCAACCTGCCGCATCACCGGCAAGCCGCGCTGCAGGTGCTCGGGTGCGCCGGAGAGCGCAGCGCCGTCACCGCCGCAGTGCGCCACTGGCGGGCGGACAGGCTGGAGAGTGAGATCGTGGCCGCAGGCGGCGTGGCCGCGGCCATGCGCAGCCGCGCAGACTGGCTGGCCCATCCGCAAGGCCGCGCCGTCGCCGCGGAGCCGCTGATCCGGTGGACCTCCCCCCGCACTGTCCGATTGAGGGACCGGCCGCAGGCAACGGCAGCGCGGCCGCTGGCGGGGCTGCGTGTACTCGACCTCACCCGGGTGCTTGCGGGGCCGGTCTCAACCCGCACGCTGGCCGGTTTCGGAGCCGATGTGCTGCGCATCGACCCGCCCGGCTGGGACGAGCCGGGGGTGATCACCGACATTTCCCTGGGCAAGCGCATGGCCGCGCTGGATCTCACCAAGGGCGAAGACCGGCTGGTGTTCGAGGCCCTTCTAGCGGATGCGGACGTCTTGGTTCATGGCTACCGCCCCGGCGCGCTCGACGGGCTGGGCTACGGGGCGGACACCCGCCGCCTGATCGCGCCCCACGCGGTGGAGGTGACGCTGGACGCCTATGGCTGGACCGGCCCCTGGGCAAACCGCCGCGGTTTCGACAGCCTGGTGCAGATGAGCGCAGGGATCGCCGATGCCGGCCGTGCCTGGGCCAGGACGGACAAGCCGGCACCGCTGCCGGTGCAGGCTTTGGACCATGCCACTGGTTATCTGATGGCTGCCGCCGTGTTCTCAGCGCTCGCAGCGGCGGCCCGGGGCGCGGAAGTTCCCTCGGCCCATCTTTCCCTGGCGCGCACGGCTGAACTGCTTGCTGGACTGCCAAAATCTGCTGATGGCCCGGACCTTGCGCCCCCCGCGGACAGCGACTACGCCGAGGAGACAGAGCAGACCGGCTGGGGCCCGGGCCGCCGTCTGGCACCGCCGCTGCGGGTTGGCGCAGCGCAGATCCGCTGGACCCTGCCTGCTGCCCGTTGCGGCAGCAGCGCGGCTTGCTGGCTCGACTGA